Proteins from a genomic interval of Rhodothermales bacterium:
- the ruvA gene encoding Holliday junction branch migration protein RuvA produces MIERLAGRLVEKRPTEIVIDVRGVGYGLLIPTSTFEALSKIGSDTEVFTHLHVREDILQLYGFASRNERTVFRIMLAVSGVGPKLALAALSAMRPGEIRRHVLAGDAGFLTRIPGVGKKTAERLVIELRDRLAKVDLGDGTSDDTDAAEGVNDALAALEALGFSRSAADKAVRSVLKSNPEATSAEALIRLALRDQ; encoded by the coding sequence ATGATTGAGCGCCTCGCCGGCCGGCTGGTCGAAAAACGGCCCACCGAGATCGTAATCGATGTGCGGGGCGTGGGCTACGGACTGCTGATTCCCACGTCGACGTTCGAGGCGCTCTCCAAGATCGGCTCCGACACGGAAGTGTTCACACACCTGCATGTTCGGGAAGACATTCTCCAGCTGTACGGGTTCGCCTCCCGCAACGAACGCACTGTATTCCGCATCATGCTCGCCGTATCGGGAGTGGGTCCCAAGCTGGCCCTCGCCGCGCTTTCTGCCATGCGGCCCGGAGAGATCCGTCGACACGTGCTGGCGGGAGATGCCGGATTCCTGACCCGGATTCCCGGTGTCGGCAAGAAGACGGCGGAGCGGCTGGTCATCGAGTTGCGTGATCGCCTGGCCAAAGTAGATCTGGGCGATGGGACCTCCGACGACACCGACGCGGCAGAGGGTGTGAACGATGCGCTCGCGGCCCTGGAAGCGCTGGGCTTCTCCCGCTCGGCTGCCGACAAGGCGGTGCGCAGCGTGCTCAAGTCGAATCCGGAAGCAACCAGTGCGGAAGCGTTGATTCGACTGGCCTTGCGCGACCAGTAG
- a CDS encoding J domain-containing protein yields the protein MPALKDYYKILGVGETASADEIKKAFRSLARKYHPDRNQSDSSSEERFKEVQEAYETLSDSAKRAQYDRARKHPFGSAFGDAFTTGNGGRFYRSPDGTYVRMEREGPGSGSGEQDPLGGFGDLFGRFFGGDGAAGARRVEPETEVVLTFDESLEGGKVELTLPDGSKVRVPFPKGVADGYKVRLKRKVAGQQRELYVRFKVRPDGNFRRDGNDLHTKVEVTVFEAMLGGSRALSTPYGRKLKLNIPKGTQPGERLRLREQGVETESATGDLFVEIVVKIPSGLTRFEEEELRKAAEKANLI from the coding sequence ATGCCGGCACTGAAAGACTACTACAAGATTCTCGGAGTGGGGGAGACCGCTTCCGCCGATGAGATCAAGAAGGCTTTTCGCTCGCTGGCGCGGAAGTACCACCCGGATCGCAACCAGAGCGACTCCTCCTCCGAGGAGCGGTTCAAGGAGGTCCAGGAGGCGTACGAAACCCTGTCGGATTCGGCCAAGCGGGCCCAGTATGATCGAGCCCGCAAGCATCCGTTTGGATCCGCGTTCGGCGACGCGTTCACCACCGGGAACGGCGGGCGATTCTACCGCTCGCCGGACGGTACGTACGTGCGCATGGAGCGCGAGGGACCTGGTTCCGGCAGCGGCGAGCAGGATCCGCTTGGTGGATTCGGCGATCTCTTCGGACGGTTCTTTGGTGGCGATGGCGCAGCTGGTGCCCGCCGTGTGGAGCCTGAGACAGAGGTGGTTCTGACGTTCGATGAGTCGCTGGAAGGCGGCAAGGTCGAGCTGACGCTTCCGGACGGCTCCAAGGTGCGTGTGCCGTTTCCGAAAGGGGTGGCAGACGGCTATAAGGTGCGGCTGAAGCGCAAGGTGGCCGGCCAGCAGCGGGAGCTCTATGTGCGGTTCAAGGTCCGCCCGGACGGCAACTTTCGGCGAGACGGCAACGACCTGCACACCAAGGTCGAAGTGACTGTGTTCGAGGCGATGCTGGGAGGATCGCGCGCGTTGAGCACGCCGTATGGGCGAAAGCTGAAGCTCAACATCCCCAAGGGCACGCAGCCCGGGGAGCGACTGCGACTGCGCGAGCAAGGGGTGGAGACCGAGTCAGCTACAGGTGACCTGTTTGTGGAGATCGTCGTCAAGATCCCCAGCGGGCTTACCCGTTTTGAGGAAGAGGAGCTGCGAAAGGCTGCGGAGAAGGCCAATCTGATTTAG
- the typA gene encoding translational GTPase TypA, translating into MNLRNIAIVAHVDHGKTTLVDAMLWQSGTFRQGQDVQERVMDSMDLEREKGITIMAKNTAVVYEGTHINIVDTPGHADFGGEVERTLRMVDGIMLLVDAAEGPLPQTRFVLSKALELGLPAIVVINKIDRGDARPEEVLNEVYDLFIDLDADDSQIEFPVVFAVARDGKCTVNLGEELTDLRPLFDTIIDAVPAPVGDAEGSLQVLVTNVQPDNYRGPVAIARVMQGTLKNRQRVSMCHRDGTFTQASVTALFGYQGLQRVEIDSAGPGDIVAIAGMSGIGLGESIADAEEPQPLPPLHVDEPTMSMEFRINDSPFSGREGKYVTSRNLRDRLFKEAETNLAMRIEETDTPDSYLVYGRGELQMAILIEQMRREGFEFSVGMPRVITKEIDGKRCEPYELALIDVAEDYMGTVVQKLGTRRGVMTKMVNHGSGRVRLEFEIPSRGLIGYRTEFMTDTKGTGILTHLFDKFRPWAGEIAHRATGALISDRNGKVTGYAALNLQERGELFVSPGDPVYAGLIVGENARDVDLEVNITKEKKLTNMRAASADAFEKLIPARKMSLEASIEFIRDDELLEITPESVRLRKRYLDPHERKKADQLRTQAALS; encoded by the coding sequence ATGAACCTCCGAAACATCGCCATTGTGGCCCATGTGGACCACGGCAAGACCACGCTCGTGGATGCCATGCTCTGGCAGAGCGGCACGTTCCGGCAGGGCCAGGATGTGCAGGAGCGCGTCATGGACTCCATGGATCTGGAGCGGGAGAAGGGCATCACCATCATGGCCAAGAACACGGCCGTGGTGTATGAGGGCACGCACATCAATATTGTGGACACGCCTGGTCACGCGGACTTTGGTGGTGAGGTCGAGCGCACCCTGCGCATGGTGGACGGCATCATGCTCCTGGTCGATGCGGCTGAGGGTCCCCTGCCGCAGACGCGGTTCGTGCTCTCCAAGGCGCTGGAGTTGGGTCTGCCCGCCATCGTGGTGATCAACAAGATTGATCGCGGGGACGCCCGGCCCGAAGAGGTACTGAACGAGGTCTATGACCTGTTTATCGACCTGGACGCGGACGACTCGCAGATCGAGTTTCCGGTGGTCTTTGCCGTGGCACGCGACGGAAAGTGCACCGTCAATCTTGGCGAGGAACTGACTGACCTGCGCCCGCTCTTCGATACCATCATCGACGCCGTGCCCGCACCGGTCGGAGATGCTGAAGGGTCACTCCAGGTGCTGGTCACCAACGTGCAGCCGGACAACTACCGCGGTCCGGTGGCGATTGCCCGCGTCATGCAGGGCACGCTCAAGAATCGGCAGCGCGTCAGCATGTGTCATCGAGACGGCACGTTCACCCAGGCGTCGGTGACCGCGCTGTTCGGCTACCAGGGGCTGCAGCGCGTCGAGATCGACAGCGCCGGACCGGGCGACATCGTAGCGATCGCCGGCATGTCGGGCATCGGTCTGGGCGAGAGCATCGCCGACGCCGAAGAGCCGCAGCCGCTGCCGCCGCTGCACGTGGACGAGCCGACGATGTCCATGGAGTTTCGCATCAACGACTCGCCGTTCTCCGGCCGCGAGGGCAAGTACGTCACCAGCCGCAACCTGCGCGACCGCCTGTTCAAGGAGGCGGAAACCAACCTGGCGATGCGCATCGAGGAGACCGACACGCCGGACAGCTACCTGGTCTACGGTCGCGGTGAGCTGCAGATGGCGATTCTCATCGAGCAGATGCGGCGTGAGGGTTTTGAGTTCTCGGTCGGCATGCCTCGGGTGATCACCAAGGAGATCGACGGCAAGCGCTGCGAGCCCTACGAACTCGCCCTGATCGATGTGGCCGAGGACTACATGGGCACGGTCGTGCAGAAGCTGGGCACGCGGCGCGGCGTCATGACGAAGATGGTCAATCACGGCTCGGGACGCGTGCGGCTCGAGTTCGAGATTCCAAGTCGCGGACTGATTGGTTACCGAACCGAATTCATGACGGACACCAAGGGCACGGGCATTCTGACCCACCTGTTTGACAAATTCCGGCCGTGGGCGGGCGAAATAGCCCATCGCGCGACAGGTGCCCTGATTTCGGACCGCAACGGCAAGGTCACCGGCTACGCTGCCCTGAACCTGCAGGAGCGTGGTGAGCTGTTTGTCAGTCCCGGCGATCCGGTATATGCGGGGCTGATTGTCGGCGAGAATGCGCGCGACGTGGACCTCGAGGTGAACATCACCAAGGAGAAGAAGCTGACGAACATGCGGGCGGCCTCGGCCGATGCCTTCGAGAAGCTGATCCCGGCCCGCAAAATGTCCCTGGAGGCCAGCATCGAGTTCATCCGTGATGACGAACTGCTGGAGATCACGCCGGAAAGCGTGCGTCTGCGCAAGCGCTATCTGGATCCGCACGAGCGCAAGAAGGCGGATCAGCTCCGCACCCAGGCCGCGCTGTCCTGA
- a CDS encoding NAD+ synthase, with protein MKIALAQINPTVGDLIGNAERILTFARRAAEQGADLAVFPELCVTGYPPLDLLENEAFLDRAQETMQRIAADAPPGLGLVLGGPVRNPSPVGKRLQNVAVLFEDGRELGRAVKVLLPTYDVFDEYRYFEPGRTADPIEFRGVRLGLHVCEDMWNNEEQADYHLYAANPIDELAERGVDVFVNISASPFSHGKHARRCEVLEEICQEHGKPFVLVNQVGANTEVLFDGDSRVHHADGSLAACAPSFEESMVIWDSEAPSVPCSMPHDRIADMHDALVMGIRDYVRKTGAFERALIGLSGGIDSAVTAALAVEALGGDAVDGITMPSRFSSGGSVEDSRVLAENLGMRFHEIAIARAVDAFESMLEPLFDGTEFGVAEENIQARSRGVTLMAISNKFGHLLLTTGNKSELSVGYATLYGDMSGGLAVLADVFKMDVYALARYINQRAGRELIPESTITKPPSAELRPDQKDSDSLPEYDVLDAILERYVEGLQDVDRIEAETGFDRALIERILRMVDRNEYKRRQAPPGLRVSAKAFGMGRRLPIVMKPSYRSAPVHD; from the coding sequence TCCGACCGTTGGCGACCTCATCGGCAACGCGGAGCGCATTCTGACATTTGCGCGCCGGGCCGCAGAGCAGGGTGCCGACCTGGCGGTATTCCCGGAGTTGTGCGTAACGGGGTATCCCCCGCTGGATCTTCTGGAAAACGAGGCCTTCCTGGACCGCGCTCAGGAGACCATGCAGCGCATCGCCGCGGACGCACCCCCGGGACTCGGTCTGGTGCTGGGCGGTCCGGTCCGGAATCCGTCGCCCGTCGGCAAGCGGTTGCAGAACGTAGCGGTTCTGTTTGAAGACGGACGGGAATTGGGGCGCGCCGTAAAGGTGCTACTTCCGACCTATGACGTCTTCGATGAGTATCGCTACTTCGAACCCGGCCGGACTGCCGATCCCATCGAATTCCGAGGTGTGCGCCTGGGCCTGCACGTCTGCGAGGACATGTGGAATAACGAGGAGCAGGCGGATTACCATCTCTACGCGGCCAACCCGATTGACGAACTCGCCGAACGGGGGGTCGACGTTTTCGTGAACATCTCTGCCTCCCCCTTCTCGCACGGCAAACACGCCCGTCGCTGCGAGGTGCTTGAGGAGATCTGCCAGGAGCACGGCAAGCCCTTCGTGCTGGTCAACCAGGTCGGTGCGAACACCGAGGTGCTCTTTGACGGGGACAGTCGGGTGCACCACGCCGACGGATCGCTCGCTGCTTGCGCTCCCTCGTTCGAAGAGTCCATGGTCATCTGGGACTCCGAAGCCCCCAGCGTGCCGTGCAGCATGCCACATGACCGCATTGCAGACATGCATGATGCGCTCGTCATGGGTATTCGGGACTACGTGCGCAAGACGGGGGCATTCGAACGCGCATTGATTGGCCTGTCCGGTGGGATCGACTCCGCCGTGACTGCCGCGCTTGCGGTGGAGGCCCTTGGGGGCGATGCGGTAGATGGCATAACGATGCCGTCCCGATTCTCTTCAGGCGGCTCGGTGGAGGATTCCCGGGTGCTGGCGGAGAACCTCGGCATGCGCTTCCACGAGATTGCCATCGCCCGCGCCGTTGACGCGTTCGAATCCATGCTGGAGCCCCTGTTCGACGGCACCGAATTCGGCGTTGCGGAGGAAAACATCCAGGCGCGCTCTCGCGGCGTCACGCTGATGGCCATCTCCAACAAGTTCGGACACCTCCTGCTGACTACGGGCAACAAGAGCGAATTGTCGGTGGGTTACGCCACGCTTTACGGTGACATGAGCGGTGGGCTGGCTGTGCTGGCAGATGTCTTCAAAATGGACGTATACGCACTCGCCAGGTACATCAATCAGCGCGCAGGCCGCGAGCTTATTCCCGAAAGCACAATCACCAAGCCACCGTCCGCGGAGCTTCGACCCGATCAAAAGGACTCGGACTCACTTCCCGAATATGACGTCCTGGACGCGATCCTCGAACGCTATGTCGAGGGTCTCCAGGACGTGGATCGCATCGAAGCGGAGACCGGCTTCGACCGTGCACTCATAGAGCGTATCCTGCGCATGGTGGACCGCAATGAGTACAAACGCAGACAGGCACCGCCAGGTCTGCGGGTCTCTGCGAAAGCCTTCGGGATGGGACGCCGCCTGCCCATCGTCATGAAACCCTCCTACAGATCCGCGCCCGTCCATGATTGA
- a CDS encoding T9SS type A sorting domain-containing protein, translating to MRKTLLFLSVLLAGTATAQDYWRPATGPFGGTIVHGIAATPEGFYAATVSGLFYSDDAGATWALENDGITASGIDSREVLRLADGSALLATYGGGVFKRWQGANGWQQMSTPDPWVQAITQAEDGTVYAGTIRGVLRSENSGSSWQIFSVDDRTLNIRDVAVDHNGVLYAATSEGVYKSPDRGVSWDWASGGMTTWDTDVLFVTSTGDVYAGTSPIRGGCTLFRTRNAGRIWTCVQPQTDPIRAGGMAEDEQGRLYFGGFRYVYRSDDEGSTWSPIAQTSTTVHGIAASGSTVIAGTYGRGVLRTGNRGTTWEASNTGLQSAIRDIAIGPNDGLFAATLGGVFLSRDQGSTWTLLDDLAESVKPAQSLAFDTDGRLLDGTLNGLFRYDLVEETWEALGPPGSPPVRDVLPGPNGELFVGYHEGVYHLRGQNWTSYPLIGPDQAARDVIAIGVDQAGTIFAGGTYDSFMRPGGQTGWVRLTSPATPYFEAQVFARSPDDRLYAGTRYFGVMRSSDGGQTWSPMTNGLSGSEDIRAIAFDPDGTMFMGSFGNGVYRLGRNGAWQPVTGGMENARRVTSLAFDASGNAYAGTYGSGIWVHDAGVTNTESPDVPVASVTLDVYPNPSSGVARARVELAHPGDVLVEVFDVMGRQVAMQREYLATGSHPGLGLPVDGLAAGLYAVRITTAEHSATRTLVLAD from the coding sequence ATGCGCAAAACCCTGCTTTTTCTATCAGTTCTGCTCGCCGGCACGGCGACGGCGCAGGACTACTGGCGGCCGGCGACAGGTCCGTTCGGCGGCACGATCGTGCATGGCATCGCGGCGACGCCCGAAGGGTTCTATGCGGCGACGGTAAGCGGCCTTTTCTACTCGGATGACGCCGGCGCGACCTGGGCGCTGGAAAACGACGGGATCACCGCCTCAGGCATCGATTCCCGCGAGGTTCTTCGCCTCGCCGACGGGTCCGCTTTGCTCGCCACCTACGGCGGCGGTGTGTTCAAACGCTGGCAAGGCGCGAACGGTTGGCAGCAGATGAGCACGCCGGACCCATGGGTGCAGGCCATTACGCAGGCGGAGGACGGCACCGTGTATGCGGGCACGATTCGGGGCGTGCTTCGCTCGGAAAACTCCGGATCGTCCTGGCAGATATTCAGCGTCGACGATCGCACACTCAACATCCGGGACGTCGCCGTTGACCACAACGGGGTCCTGTATGCCGCAACCTCCGAAGGCGTCTACAAGTCGCCCGACCGGGGTGTCAGTTGGGACTGGGCATCGGGCGGTATGACTACCTGGGATACGGACGTGCTGTTCGTCACCTCGACCGGAGATGTGTACGCCGGCACCAGCCCCATCCGTGGAGGCTGCACGCTGTTCCGCACGCGGAATGCCGGCAGGATATGGACGTGTGTGCAGCCTCAGACAGATCCGATCCGCGCGGGCGGCATGGCCGAGGATGAGCAAGGCCGCCTGTACTTCGGCGGGTTTCGGTACGTCTACCGCTCTGACGACGAAGGCTCCACCTGGAGTCCCATCGCCCAAACAAGCACCACCGTGCACGGCATCGCCGCATCCGGTTCCACGGTTATCGCCGGCACGTACGGCCGAGGCGTATTGCGCACGGGAAATCGCGGCACGACGTGGGAAGCATCCAATACGGGCCTGCAGAGCGCCATCCGGGATATCGCAATCGGCCCGAACGATGGGCTCTTCGCCGCGACACTCGGCGGCGTCTTCCTGTCACGGGACCAGGGTTCTACCTGGACATTGCTGGATGACCTGGCGGAGTCGGTCAAGCCGGCCCAGAGTCTGGCGTTCGATACGGATGGTCGGCTCCTCGACGGCACCTTGAACGGGCTGTTCCGGTACGATCTGGTGGAGGAGACCTGGGAAGCACTGGGCCCCCCCGGGTCCCCGCCCGTTCGCGACGTGCTGCCGGGCCCCAATGGTGAGCTCTTTGTAGGCTACCACGAAGGGGTGTACCACCTGCGCGGTCAGAACTGGACGTCGTATCCGCTGATCGGACCCGATCAGGCCGCACGTGACGTGATTGCGATTGGTGTGGATCAGGCGGGCACCATTTTCGCAGGAGGCACCTACGACTCGTTCATGCGGCCAGGTGGCCAAACCGGGTGGGTTCGTCTCACCAGCCCGGCTACGCCCTATTTCGAGGCGCAGGTCTTCGCCCGTTCCCCGGATGATCGGCTGTACGCGGGCACCCGCTACTTCGGCGTCATGCGGTCTTCAGACGGCGGCCAGACGTGGAGCCCGATGACGAATGGTCTCTCGGGCAGCGAGGACATCCGCGCGATCGCCTTCGATCCGGACGGCACCATGTTCATGGGCTCATTCGGAAACGGTGTGTACCGACTTGGTCGCAACGGTGCGTGGCAGCCTGTGACGGGCGGTATGGAGAACGCCCGACGGGTCACGTCGCTGGCCTTCGACGCCAGCGGCAACGCCTATGCGGGCACGTACGGCTCAGGAATATGGGTGCACGACGCCGGCGTCACCAACACGGAATCGCCGGACGTCCCAGTTGCCTCGGTGACGCTGGACGTCTATCCCAATCCCTCTTCCGGGGTGGCACGTGCCCGGGTCGAGCTTGCCCATCCGGGCGATGTGCTCGTGGAAGTCTTTGACGTGATGGGCCGCCAGGTGGCAATGCAGCGGGAATACCTCGCCACGGGAAGCCATCCCGGACTGGGTCTTCCGGTCGATGGACTCGCGGCCGGCCTGTATGCGGTGCGCATCACCACGGCCGAACATTCGGCCACGCGCACTCTGGTGCTGGCCGACTAG